The genomic region CCAATTTTGATCAATATAAAGACAAAATTGTCCTTCGTCCGCAGAATATCAGTAATTCCGCAGAAGTGATCCGTCGCCTGGGTATTATCGGAATCAATACGGCTATTGAATTTGATATTTATGGTAATGTCAATTCGACGCATATTTCCGGAACGAAGATGATGAATGGTATTGGTGGTTCGGGTGATTTTGCCCGTAATGCCTACCTGAGTATTTTCGTAACACAGTCGGCTTCAAAAGACGGAAACGCTATTTCCCATGTATTGCCAATGGTATCCCATACCGACCATACGGAACACGACGTGGACATTCTGGTAACCGAACAAGGTCTGGCCGATCTACGCGGACTGGCACCACGGGAACGCGCCAAAGTGATCATCGAAAATTGTGCCCATCCCGAATACCGCGAACAATTACAGGATTACTACAACAGAGCCTCTGAACGCGGCGGGCATACGCCACATATACTGGAAGAAGCGTTTAACTTTCATACACGATACCTGGAAACAGGCACCATGAAACAAAATTGCCTTGTAACCTGCGAAGGGTAAGGTAACATTTGTGTTGTTTTCTTTGTTTATTTGCGAAAACTTCCCCGATAGTAATTTCTAAGTTATTATACGGGGAATGTTTATTTTTAACCCCTTCTTATCGCAAAAATTTATTTACTCTTACTATCTTAGCAATTAATTTTTTCACATGAAAACAATTCGAATTGCAGGAGTACCCGAGCACTTTAATTTACCCTGGCATTTATGCATTGAAAACGGCGAATTTAACGAGGTGGACATCGATTTACAATGGACTGATGTACCCGAAGGAACCGGAAAAATGTGTCAGATGCTCCGCGATAACGAAACCGATATCGCTATTATTTTAACCGAAGGCATACTAAAAGATATTTCGAATGGTAACCCAAGTAGTATTGTACAGCTTTATGTACAATCACCTTTGTTATGGGGTATCCATGTAGGCGCGCAATCGGCTTATCAAAAACTGAGCGATCTGAAGGGTAAAAAAGTGGCAATCAGCCGGATCGGATCGGGTTCACAACTAATGTCGATCGTCAATGCTAAAAACGAAGGCTGGGATACGCAGAACCTTCCTTTTGAAATCGTAAACACTATAGACGGTGCCGTTACAGCACTTACCAATGGAACAGCCGATTATTTTATGTGGGAACGTTTTATGACCAAACCATTGGTGGATAACGGTACGTTCCGTCATCTGGGGGATTGCCCTACGCCATGGCCGTCGTTTGTGATTGCCGTTCGCAATGACGTATTGGCAACCAACAAACATGTGATTGATCAAATCCTGGAAATTATCAATACCACCACCCGCGAGTTTAAAGAAATTCCGAGTATCGACCGAACACTGGCCAGTCGTTTTAATCAAAAAACGGAAGATATACAGGAATGGCTACAGCTAACGCGTTGGTCGCAAAAAAAACCGGATAAAAAAACCTTTGAAAAAATTCAAAATCAATTATTCGATTTAAAAATAATCGAAACCAAAGCTGCTTATGAATCCGTCATAAAATAAGTATTTA from Flavobacterium sp. WV_118_3 harbors:
- a CDS encoding substrate-binding domain-containing protein, which encodes MKTIRIAGVPEHFNLPWHLCIENGEFNEVDIDLQWTDVPEGTGKMCQMLRDNETDIAIILTEGILKDISNGNPSSIVQLYVQSPLLWGIHVGAQSAYQKLSDLKGKKVAISRIGSGSQLMSIVNAKNEGWDTQNLPFEIVNTIDGAVTALTNGTADYFMWERFMTKPLVDNGTFRHLGDCPTPWPSFVIAVRNDVLATNKHVIDQILEIINTTTREFKEIPSIDRTLASRFNQKTEDIQEWLQLTRWSQKKPDKKTFEKIQNQLFDLKIIETKAAYESVIK